A window from Saccharomyces cerevisiae S288C chromosome XIII, complete sequence encodes these proteins:
- the ALD3 gene encoding aldehyde dehydrogenase (NAD(+)) ALD3 (Cytoplasmic aldehyde dehydrogenase; involved in beta-alanine synthesis; uses NAD+ as the preferred coenzyme; very similar to Ald2p; expression is induced by stress and repressed by glucose) translates to MPTLYTDIEIPQLKISLKQPLGLFINNEFCPSSDGKTIETVNPATGEPITSFQAANEKDVDKAVKAARAAFDNVWSKTSSEQRGIYLSNLLKLIEEEQDTLAALETLDAGKPFHSNAKQDLAQIIELTRYYAGAVDKFNMGETIPLTFNKFAYTLKVPFGVVAQIVPWNYPLAMACRKMQGALAAGNTVIIKPAENTSLSLLYFATLIKKAGFPPGVVNVIPGYGSVVGKALGTHMDIDKISFTGSTKVGGSVLEASGQSNLKDITLECGGKSPALVFEDADLDKAIEWVANGIFFNSGQICTANSRVYVQSSIYDKFVEKFKETAKKEWDVAGKFDPFDEKCIVGPVISSTQYDRIKSYIERGKKEEKLDMFQTSEFPIGGAKGYFIPPTIFTDVPETSKLLRDEIFGPVVVVSKFTNYDDALKLANDTCYGLASAVFTKDVKKAHMFARDIKAGTVWINQTNQEEAKVPFGGFKMSGIGRESGDTGVDNYLQIKSVHVDLSLDK, encoded by the coding sequence atgccTACCTTGTATACTGATATCGAAATCCCACAATTGAAAATCTCTTTAAAGCAACCGCTAGGGTTgtttatcaacaatgaGTTTTGTCCATCATCAGATGGAAAGACCATCGAAACTGTGAACCCAGCTACTGGCGAACCGATAACATCCTTCCAAGCAGCTAACGAAAAGGATGTAGACAAAGCTGTGAAAGCTGCCAGGGCTGCTTTTGATAACGTTTGGTCGAAGACATCTTCTGAGCAACGTGGTATTTATCTTTCAAACTTATTAAAACTTATTGAGGAGGAGCAAGACACACTTGCCGCATTAGAGACTTTAGACGCTGGTAAGCCTTTCCATTCCAATGCTAAACAAGACTTAGCCCAGATTATAGAACTTACAAGATACTATGCGGGGGCGGTCGACAAGTTCAATATGGGTGAAACCATTCCATTGACTTTTAACAAGTTTGCATATACTCTAAAAGTTCCTTTTGGCGTTGTTGCTCAAATCGTTCCATGGAATTATCCTCTAGCTATGGCTTGTAGAAAAATGCAAGGTGCCTTAGCGGCCGGTAACACGGTTATCATCAAACCTGCTGAAAATACCTCTCTATCTCTACTTTATTTTGCTACTTTAATTAAAAAAGCAGGTTTTCCACCTGGTGTTGTCAATGTCATTCCTGGTTATGGTTCCGTTGTGGGGAAAGCTTTAGGAACCCACATGGATATCGACAAAATATCTTTTACGGGAAGTACTAAGGTTGGCGGCTCAGTATTGGAAGCTTCCGGCCAATCGAACCTTAAGGATATCACACTAGAATGCGGTGGTAAGTCTCCTGCTCTTGTATTTGAAGATGCAGACCTTGATAAGGCTATAGAATGGGTAGCAaatggtattttttttaattcgGGACAGATCTGCACTGCAAACTCAAGAGTTTATGTTCAAAGTTCGATCTACGACAAGtttgttgaaaagtttaaaGAAACTGCAAAGAAGGAGTGGGATGTTGCAGGAAAATTTGATCCGTTTGATGAGAAATGCATCGTTGGTCCAGTTATATCAAGTACACAGTATGACCGCATCAAAAGTTACATAGAACGTGGTaaaaaggaggaaaagTTGGACATGTTCCAGACCTCTGAATTTCCTATTGGTGGAGCTAAAGGCTACTTCATTCCCCCAACCATCTTCACTGATGTACCAGAAACATCTAAGTTGCTGCGTGATGAAATATTTGGCCCGGTTGTGGTTGTTAGCAAGTTCACAAATTATGATGACGCTCTGAAGCTGGCTAATGATACTTGCTACGGGCTCGCCTCTGCGGTCTTCACCAAAGATGTCAAGAAAGCGCACATGTTTGCTCGCGATATTAAAGCAGGAACTGTTTGGatcaatcaaaccaatcaagaagaagctAAAGTTCCTTTTGGCGGATTTAAGATGAGTGGTATTGGTAGAGAATCAGGCGACACCGGCGTTGATAACTATTTACAAATAAAATCAGTCCATGTGGATCTTTCATTGGATAAATAA